One part of the Solanum dulcamara chromosome 8, daSolDulc1.2, whole genome shotgun sequence genome encodes these proteins:
- the LOC129899048 gene encoding uncharacterized protein LOC129899048, whose product MFKVQSTSLVFPRASLLHNLGKASIPHKRKASILPSERKTMKLSLKLQDQSQIHNHQKQSQTHPLLLRAKIPISIFNLPFLSCFSTTTHHPSDLSLSLATSFPSGPILKLAYSTASTPSSTSSIAPPLTLTLKSGIGVFGSPKNSPLAISANFSFSPLNPNQTPTFTLLFKPQLGSFSLRKSTVSDPNSNSSAVGKQNGDGNSFGFVPLERPSSFKEFSMEDYAKDSIFKGIAVMAKTELPLTKRVMMDCRWGVNFPKDLGNRMPFLSVNKIGIKRVEEVKEVKEKKDENSGETELLKGMCFWMKKELEMLQRENREMKHRLEEMKMGNAVRKGVGEAEFVGVQVIENSGGFEQWRNKRNSGGDNAKKEVKKNTSNGNRASDVESELQKAIRAASSS is encoded by the coding sequence ATGTTTAAAGTCCAATCAACATCCCTCGTTTTCCCCAGAGCTTCTCTGCTTCACAATCTTGGTAAGGCAAGTATCCCCCATAAACGAAAAGCTTCCATTTTACCTTCGGAGAGAAAAACGATGAAGCTCTCACTGAAACTCCAAGACCAATCTCAAATCCACAACCACCAAAAACAATCACAAACACACCCACTTCTCCTTCGTGCCAAAATCCCCATTTCCATTTTCAACCTTCCTTTCCTCTCTTGCTTTTCCACCACCACCCACCACCCTTCTGATCTCTCCCTTTCTCTTGCCACCAGTTTCCCTTCTGGACCTATCCTTAAACTCGCCTACTCCACTGCATCAACCCCCAGCTCCACTAGCTCCATCGCCCCTCCTTTAACTCTCACTCTCAAATCTGGAATTGGGGTTTTTGGGTCTCCCAAGAACTCACCTTTAGCCATTTCTGCTAACTTTTCCTTCTCCCCTTTGAATCCTAATCAAACTCCCACTTTTACCCTTCTCTTCAAACCCCAATTGGGTTCTTTTTCGCTTCGTAAAAGCACTGTTTCTGACCCGAATTCTAATTCTAGTGCTGTTGGTAAGCAGAATGGTGATGGGAATTCATTTGGGTTTGTTCCTTTGGAGAGGCCATCGAGTTTTAAGGAATTCTCGATGGAGGACTATGCTAAAGATTCGATCTTTAAGGGGATTGCTGTAATGGCGAAGACGGAATTGCCTTTGACGAAAAGGGTTATGATGGATTGTCGTTGGGGTGTGAATTTCCCCAAGGATTTGGGGAACAGGATGCCGTTTTTAAGTGTGAATAAGATcgggattaagagagttgaggAAGTTAAGGAggtgaaggagaagaaggatGAGAATTCAGGCGAAACGGAGTTGCTGAAAGGTATGTGTTTTTGGATGAAAAAGGAGTTGGAGATGTTGCAGAGAGAGAATAGAGAGATGAAACATAGGTTGGAGGAAATGAAGATGGGGAATGCTGTTAGAAAGGGTGTTGGTGAGGCAGAGTTTGTAGGTGTGCAGGTGATTGAGAATTCAGGGGGATTTGAGCAGTGGAGGAATAAGAGGAATAGTGGGGGAGATAATGCGAAGAAAGAGGTGAAGAAGAACACCTCCAACGGGAATCGAGCTAGTGATGTTGAGAGTGAATTGCAGAAAGCTATTAGGGCTGCTTCCTCATCATGA